Proteins from a genomic interval of Mycobacterium conspicuum:
- a CDS encoding Rv0361 family membrane protein — protein sequence MPNPPEPDRDEELTEAQPLVPNDSETETVVIHSDPEGEPEEQTEGQPRERRFTAPGFDAKETAIIATPAEPATEVFATPPGKPGPAPQAAPPPHAQSSPKTATPQSIPPRRGMKLATSRQYNWGWVLAIVVIVLAVAAIAILGTVLLTKHKSVSTSPEDQVRQTIQSFDVAVQRGDLKTLRSITCGTTRDGYVDYDEHAWDETYRRVSAAKQFPVIASIDQVVVNGQHAEANVTTFMAYDPALRSTRSLDLQFRDDQWKICQSPSG from the coding sequence ATGCCCAATCCACCCGAGCCTGACCGCGACGAAGAGCTCACCGAGGCCCAGCCGTTGGTGCCGAACGACTCGGAGACCGAGACGGTGGTGATCCATTCCGATCCCGAGGGTGAACCGGAGGAGCAGACCGAGGGACAACCCCGCGAGCGGCGGTTCACGGCACCCGGCTTCGACGCCAAGGAGACCGCGATCATCGCCACCCCCGCCGAGCCGGCGACGGAAGTCTTCGCCACCCCACCGGGTAAGCCGGGCCCGGCGCCGCAGGCCGCACCACCCCCGCATGCTCAGAGTTCACCGAAAACCGCTACGCCACAATCGATTCCGCCTCGGCGGGGCATGAAGCTGGCGACCTCGCGGCAATACAACTGGGGCTGGGTGCTCGCGATCGTCGTGATCGTCCTGGCGGTGGCGGCGATCGCGATCCTGGGCACGGTATTGCTGACCAAGCACAAATCCGTGTCGACCTCGCCGGAAGACCAGGTGCGCCAGACCATCCAGAGCTTCGACGTCGCGGTGCAACGAGGCGACCTGAAAACGTTGCGCAGCATCACATGTGGCACCACCCGCGACGGCTACGTGGATTACGACGAGCACGCCTGGGACGAGACCTACCGGCGGGTGTCGGCCGCCAAGCAGTTCCCGGTGATCGCCAGCATCGACCAGGTCGTGGTCAACGGCCAGCACGCCGAGGCGAACGTCACCACGTTCATGGCCTACGACCCGGCGCTGCGGTCGACACGCAGCCTGGACCTACAGTTTCGCGACGATCAGTGGAAGATCTGCCAGTCCCCCAGCGGGTAG
- a CDS encoding DUF3151 domain-containing protein: MTPMGDLLGPDPILLPGDIDAEAELLAGESPAVVAAAHPSASVAWAALAEEAWASGAGDKAVTAYAYARTGYHRGLDQLRRNGWKGFGPVPYAHEPNRGFLRCVAALARAADTIGETDEFQRCLDLLDDCDPEARKQLGL; the protein is encoded by the coding sequence ATGACGCCGATGGGTGACCTTCTGGGACCTGATCCGATCCTGCTGCCCGGTGACATTGACGCCGAGGCCGAACTGTTGGCCGGCGAGAGCCCGGCCGTCGTCGCCGCCGCGCATCCGTCGGCGTCGGTGGCCTGGGCGGCGCTGGCCGAGGAGGCGTGGGCTTCCGGCGCGGGCGACAAGGCCGTCACGGCCTACGCCTACGCGCGCACCGGCTATCACCGGGGCCTGGACCAGCTGCGCCGCAACGGCTGGAAGGGCTTCGGTCCGGTGCCGTATGCGCACGAACCCAACCGGGGCTTTCTGCGCTGTGTGGCGGCGCTGGCGCGCGCCGCGGACACCATCGGCGAGACCGACGAATTCCAGCGCTGCCTGGACCTGCTCGACGATTGCGATCCCGAAGCTCGCAAGCAGCTGGGTCTTTAG
- a CDS encoding cation diffusion facilitator family transporter, translated as MGAGHSHNPAEASDPASASRMIPRMIVAAGILATFFVVELTTSLVINSMALLADAGHMLTDVVAVFMGLAAVTLARRGSSSPSRTYGWHRAEVFTAVANAALLIGVAVFILYEAIERLKEPVTIPGVPMVVVALAGVAANFAVALLLRSHSEASLAVKGAYMEVVADTVGSIGVLIAGVVTITTRWPYADVVVAVLVALWVLPRAISLARAALRILSESSPAHIDVEELRSALSAVDGVTDVHDLHVWTLSPGKDMCTAHLRSAADSARVLSDARAVLQARGLDHATVQVECPDGTGHCEQTF; from the coding sequence ATGGGCGCCGGTCACAGTCACAATCCCGCGGAGGCCTCGGACCCGGCCTCAGCGTCTCGGATGATTCCCCGGATGATCGTCGCCGCGGGGATCCTGGCGACGTTCTTCGTCGTCGAACTCACCACCTCGCTGGTGATCAACTCGATGGCCCTACTGGCCGATGCCGGGCACATGCTCACCGACGTGGTCGCCGTGTTCATGGGGCTGGCGGCGGTGACGCTGGCCAGGCGCGGCAGCTCGTCGCCGTCGCGCACCTATGGGTGGCACCGCGCCGAGGTGTTCACCGCGGTCGCCAACGCCGCGCTGCTGATCGGCGTCGCGGTGTTCATCCTCTACGAGGCGATCGAACGCCTCAAGGAACCCGTGACCATCCCGGGCGTGCCGATGGTGGTGGTGGCATTGGCCGGCGTGGCCGCCAACTTCGCGGTGGCGCTGCTGCTGCGTTCGCACTCGGAGGCCAGCCTGGCGGTCAAGGGCGCGTACATGGAGGTCGTCGCCGACACCGTCGGCAGCATCGGTGTGCTGATCGCCGGCGTCGTCACCATCACCACGCGCTGGCCCTACGCCGACGTGGTGGTCGCGGTGCTGGTGGCGCTGTGGGTGCTGCCGCGGGCGATCTCGCTGGCCCGGGCGGCGTTGCGGATCCTCTCCGAGTCGTCACCGGCCCACATCGACGTCGAGGAGCTGCGGTCGGCGCTGAGCGCCGTCGACGGCGTGACCGACGTGCACGACCTGCACGTGTGGACCCTGTCGCCCGGCAAGGACATGTGCACCGCGCATCTGCGCAGCGCCGCCGATTCCGCCCGCGTCCTCAGCGACGCGCGCGCGGTGCTGCAGGCGCGCGGACTGGACCACGCCACCGTCCAGGTCGAGTGCCCGGACGGCACCGGGCACTGCGAGCAGACGTTCTAA